One Streptosporangium sp. NBC_01495 DNA window includes the following coding sequences:
- a CDS encoding ABC transporter permease, translated as MSGTTLVTDTVTVFNRELRPVLRNPFSVIFTMVQPLFFLALFAPLLPDTGDGGSALQWFVPGIVVMSCLFGTSSTGANLLFEIQTGSHERMLVSPLRRPALIVGRALKEIVPMLAQTVVVVAVTIPFGFRLHLAGALLGLLVLAVFCVGLGALSYTLALASKDSEWMFWGVQQTLLFPLMLLAGMLLPVDGGPDWLRALSRLNPLTYVVEAERALFDGEIMSAATGGGVIAAVVVAVLGLLVGTRSMRRA; from the coding sequence ATGAGCGGCACCACCCTGGTCACCGACACCGTCACCGTCTTCAACCGCGAGCTGCGCCCCGTGCTGCGCAACCCGTTCTCCGTGATCTTCACGATGGTGCAGCCGCTGTTCTTCCTGGCGCTGTTCGCGCCCCTGCTCCCGGACACGGGGGACGGCGGCTCCGCGCTGCAGTGGTTCGTCCCCGGCATCGTGGTGATGTCCTGCCTGTTCGGCACCTCCTCCACAGGGGCGAACCTGCTGTTCGAAATCCAGACGGGATCGCACGAGCGGATGCTCGTCTCCCCGCTGCGCAGGCCCGCCCTGATCGTCGGGCGGGCCCTGAAGGAGATCGTGCCGATGCTCGCCCAGACGGTGGTCGTCGTCGCCGTCACCATCCCGTTCGGGTTCCGCCTCCACCTGGCGGGCGCCCTCCTCGGCCTGCTGGTCCTCGCCGTCTTCTGCGTGGGTCTCGGCGCGCTGTCCTACACCCTGGCGCTGGCGTCCAAGGACAGCGAGTGGATGTTCTGGGGGGTCCAGCAGACCCTGCTCTTCCCGCTGATGCTGCTCGCCGGGATGCTGCTGCCCGTCGACGGCGGCCCGGACTGGCTGCGGGCGCTCTCCCGGCTCAACCCGCTGACGTACGTCGTGGAGGCCGAGCGCGCCCTGTTCGACGGCGAGATCATGTCGGCGGCCACCGGCGGCGGAGTGATCGCGGCCGTGGTCGTGGCCGTGCTGGGCCTGCTCGTCGGCACCCGGTCCATGCGCCGCGCCTGA
- a CDS encoding arylamine N-acetyltransferase family protein, with amino-acid sequence MIDVTAYLRRIGVKVDGPPNVESLHLLHRAHAERVPYECMEIWLGRPTTVDPAESAARIVRGRGGYCYHLNGAFSVLLKALGYRVTRHRGGVQGHAGVPANVDGGHLVLTVSGLPGPGNPGGEWLVDQGLGDAIHDPLPLVEGTYRQGPFTYGLRPSEVEPGGWRFDHDPRGDFLGMDFRAAPAEMREFAARHEFFSTSPESGFVRVATVQRRDASGVDVMRGLVLTRLGDREHTLTARTERDYFEILADVFGLSLPDVTLAERAELWQRLWTAHEKWAGSR; translated from the coding sequence GTGATCGATGTCACCGCGTACCTCCGCAGGATCGGCGTCAAGGTCGACGGGCCTCCGAACGTGGAGTCACTGCACCTGCTGCACCGGGCACACGCGGAGCGCGTGCCGTACGAGTGCATGGAGATCTGGCTGGGCCGCCCGACGACCGTCGACCCCGCGGAGTCGGCGGCGCGGATCGTCCGGGGCCGGGGCGGCTACTGCTACCACCTGAACGGCGCCTTCTCCGTGCTGCTGAAGGCGCTCGGCTACCGGGTGACCCGGCATCGCGGCGGGGTGCAGGGCCACGCCGGGGTCCCGGCGAACGTGGACGGCGGCCACCTGGTGCTCACGGTCTCGGGACTGCCCGGTCCGGGCAATCCCGGCGGAGAGTGGCTGGTCGACCAGGGCCTGGGCGACGCGATCCACGACCCGCTCCCGCTCGTCGAGGGCACGTACCGGCAGGGACCCTTCACGTACGGCCTGCGCCCCTCCGAGGTGGAGCCCGGCGGGTGGCGGTTCGACCACGACCCGCGCGGCGACTTCCTGGGCATGGACTTCCGCGCCGCACCCGCCGAGATGCGGGAGTTCGCCGCGAGGCACGAGTTCTTCTCCACCTCGCCCGAGTCGGGCTTCGTCCGCGTGGCCACGGTCCAGCGGCGCGACGCGAGCGGTGTCGACGTCATGCGGGGCCTGGTCCTGACCCGTCTCGGCGACCGCGAGCACACCCTGACCGCGCGGACGGAACGCGACTACTTCGAGATACTGGCCGACGTCTTCGGCCTGTCCCTGCCCGACGTCACCCTCGCGGAACGCGCCGAACTCTGGCAGCGCCTGTGGACCGCCCACGAGAAGTGGGCCGGCTCCCGCTGA
- a CDS encoding class I adenylate-forming enzyme family protein: protein MKRLHTQERIDRYTAGGWWTGDTIDQLLRAQVSARPGALAIADPPNKADLLPGEIKRLTWSELDTEVDRVAGVLRGRGIGPGDVVAVQLPNSVELAVTFLAVVRVGAVVTPFPVQYREYELNQLCALAGAVIFVTSTTAAARVPENIPALTWGADLDTASSPPEASGVPYEAHPADPVTICWTSGTEATPKGVPRCHYDWLAVASTCAAAPGLTEDDVILNPFPMVNMAGIGGVFLPWLKTGSVLVQHHPFDLPTYLGQIAAEGVTYTLAPPALLTMLLQQEAILARTDLTTLTRIGSGSAPLPPPMVKGWQERYGIAIINFFGSNEGVALLSDPVHMPDPEDRARFFPRPDAPGTTWPGTLGATRTKLVDPLGTEIVEAGIPGELCLSGPTVFSGYLPGTAAADPFDGDGYLMTGDVFEIAGDQGQYLRYVDRAKDLVIRGGMNIAPAELEALVSGHPAVAEVAVVGYADEVLGERVCVVLVPKPGQTVDLASVVDHLRGRGIASYKLPERLELVEALPRNPLGKILKRELKESLATGG, encoded by the coding sequence ATGAAGCGCCTGCACACGCAAGAGCGGATCGACCGTTACACCGCCGGAGGCTGGTGGACCGGAGACACGATCGACCAGCTGTTACGTGCCCAGGTGAGTGCCCGCCCCGGCGCCCTCGCGATCGCCGACCCGCCCAACAAGGCCGACCTGCTGCCCGGTGAGATCAAGCGGCTCACCTGGTCCGAGCTGGACACCGAGGTCGACCGGGTGGCGGGGGTCCTGCGCGGCCGGGGCATCGGTCCCGGGGACGTGGTCGCCGTCCAGCTGCCCAACAGCGTGGAGCTCGCGGTCACCTTCCTCGCCGTGGTCAGGGTGGGTGCGGTGGTCACCCCGTTCCCCGTGCAGTACCGCGAGTACGAGCTGAACCAGCTCTGCGCCCTCGCCGGGGCCGTGATCTTCGTCACCTCGACGACCGCCGCCGCCCGGGTGCCGGAGAACATCCCGGCCCTCACCTGGGGCGCCGACCTCGACACCGCTTCTTCCCCGCCCGAGGCATCGGGCGTCCCGTACGAGGCCCACCCCGCCGACCCCGTCACGATCTGCTGGACCTCGGGCACCGAGGCCACTCCCAAGGGGGTGCCGAGGTGCCACTACGACTGGCTCGCGGTGGCCTCCACCTGCGCCGCGGCTCCCGGCCTCACCGAGGACGACGTCATCCTCAACCCCTTCCCCATGGTCAACATGGCGGGGATCGGCGGGGTCTTCCTGCCCTGGCTGAAGACCGGTTCCGTGCTTGTCCAGCACCACCCGTTCGACCTGCCGACCTACCTCGGGCAGATCGCGGCCGAGGGCGTCACCTACACCCTGGCCCCGCCCGCGCTGCTGACGATGCTGCTCCAGCAGGAGGCGATCCTCGCCAGGACCGACCTCACCACGCTGACCCGGATCGGCTCGGGCTCGGCGCCGCTGCCGCCGCCGATGGTCAAGGGCTGGCAGGAGCGGTACGGCATCGCGATCATCAATTTCTTCGGTTCCAACGAGGGCGTCGCGCTCCTCTCCGACCCGGTGCACATGCCCGACCCCGAGGACAGGGCCCGCTTCTTCCCCCGGCCCGACGCCCCGGGCACCACCTGGCCCGGCACCCTGGGCGCGACCAGGACCAAGCTGGTCGACCCTCTCGGCACGGAGATCGTCGAGGCGGGGATCCCCGGCGAGCTGTGCCTGTCGGGGCCGACCGTCTTCTCCGGCTACCTGCCGGGCACGGCCGCCGCCGACCCGTTCGACGGGGACGGCTACCTGATGACCGGCGACGTGTTCGAGATCGCCGGAGACCAGGGGCAGTACCTGCGCTACGTCGACCGGGCCAAGGACCTGGTCATCCGGGGCGGTATGAACATCGCCCCCGCCGAACTGGAGGCGCTGGTCTCCGGGCACCCGGCGGTGGCCGAGGTGGCGGTGGTCGGCTACGCCGACGAGGTCCTCGGCGAACGGGTCTGCGTCGTCCTCGTCCCCAAGCCCGGCCAGACCGTGGACCTCGCCTCGGTCGTGGACCACCTGCGGGGCAGGGGCATCGCCTCGTACAAGCTCCCCGAACGCCTGGAGCTCGTCGAGGCCCTGCCCCGCAACCCGCTGGGCAAGATCCTCAAGCGGGAGCTGAAGGAGTCGCTGGCGACGGGCGGCTGA